The Candidatus Krumholzibacteriota bacterium DNA window GAAAAACCTTACCAGGCGGTCGTATCGCCGCAAAAGCGGGAAATGATCGAGAGCGTTGAGAAACCTTCCCCCCAGGCTGGACAAAGCCGAATCGCCCAGAACGAGAATATCTATCGTATCTTTTTTTACCTGATCCATAATATCGGATGACTCCGGAAGGGGCCTTCTGTTATAATCCATTCAACAGGGGAAAACCGGCCCGGTTTAATAAATCGAAAAACACCGATACTAAAAACAGGAGATGATAAAATGAGATGCCTCTGGATCATCTTGTTGATAGTGGGGGTCATTATAGCAATCCCCCTTATCAGAAAAGGAAACAGGGGAGATGACGATAATATTTATCCATTCTGGTAATCTTGCTCAAGAGTATTGCTTTACATAAGGTGCCAATCATCTCAACAGGATCATCTTTCGAGTCCTTGTCTCATGTCCGGTTTTCAATCGGTAGAAGTATATGCCTGATGTGACTTCCACATCCCTGCTGTTTTTACCATCCCAGCCGATCTCATAGATACCGGCGTTTCGATCTCCCTGATAGAGTGTCTTAATCAATGATCCCCTGACATCATAAATACTTATAACGACTTTTCCGGCCTCCGCGATCTCGTATCGAATAACCGTTGATGGATTCAATGGATTGGGGTAATTCTGATGGAGGACCGTTTTAACCGGTAATTCCGGGACTTTGTCTTCCAGCATATCTATGAATTCTTCGCTACCCACGAGGAGTACGAATCGCGCATCCTCTTCGTCGGAGACAAAGTCCTTCTTTCCCAGATAAAAGTCATATCTGTTTTCTGTTCGAAGATCAACGTACTTCCCGAGATCCCTGTCGATAAGATAGAGTACTGCTTCCACCGGAACGTTCTCAAATATTTCAAACTCCAGCAGTACTTCATCCATTGCGCTTTCAACTGTAAAATTTTTCGCGATATCGAACTTCCACATCTGCCCCCAGAGCCCTATGGCTGATCGCGACAATCCAGGTGGAGTCACTTCCAACTCAGCGTATCCACCCCTGATATCGGAAGAATAATTTCCGGAATGCCTTTCCCATGTCGGATGCGGAAAGTAGAGAGAGATCGCGTTACCAGGACTCAACGGAGGCTCGGACCGATCTTGCCGGTCCCAATGGTTCTCAGCGCCAGAGTAAACACCGATGAAGTTGTTCCTGTCCCGCGCGTCAGAGCACGATGCTACGATATTTATCATCCACCCGTCGATTTCCTCTGCAGTCTCTGTCAGGGTCTTTTCGATAATATTCATGGCGTCAGCATCCAGCGGCGGAACATTGAGAATCACGGGGATATCGCTGAGATTTCTCACCCAGTAACCTTCAAATGGCGCCAGCGTTTCCACGTCGTAGCTGTACCCTTCCCCAACCTCCCACCCTATCGGCGGCTCGACGATCGTATCCGACTCTGCCATCGTCAGGGTATCGACCAGGATCGAATCCCATGCCACGGGAAAATTGAACGGATTGCCTATCATGTTCCAGCCGGGAGCCAAAGCTACCGAATACGGGTTTCCGGTTGGGGTTGAATAGCCGGTGATCGGAGATGTTGTGATCCTGCTTGTCTTCCTCGAGACGAGCCAGAACGCTCTTCCCGGTTCGGGTCTGAAATGTCCGGCCACCCCCTCTTGTGATAGTTCCATATATCCAGGCTGGTCGGGAGTGTATCTGAAAGATCGCCAGTTTATCGGGTCATATGGCCCGAATTCCGCCTGATCAGCCAGAAGTGCCTCGATTGTTCCATAGAAATCTTCGTCGAACAGAAGAGGGATCGAGATCATCCGGTATTGCGAGCCATGGCAGGATTCCTCCTCCCGCAGATCCTGTACCATTATCTGGATGGCGTATGGATTCCGATCGGGGGTCAACGGAGGATCTGTCAGCGCCCGCGTGAGAGTATTCACCTCCACCCAATATTCCAGACCTCGAGGACTGGCAAGGGTATCGGCGATCGTTGCGACCGGCAGCGGGTCCTCATACTCCAGGCTTAAAGTATCGAAAAGTGTCCTCCCTCCGATACGGTAGTGAAGAAGACCACCGGAAAAAACGGCACCATCAGGAAGGGACACTTCGATTCGCACAGGCCGGCCTTCAAGAAATCCGGCACCTGAATTCGGTTTCGGATAGGAGAAAATCGCTCCCGGTGGATCGACCGCCTGGGTGAAAAACGAATCAGGAGCTCCCGGAGGATCTGTCGCGTAAACACCACTGTTTTCGATCTTAATATAGTACTCCAGTCCACCTTCAGTGACTGCCGTACCCGGAACCACGGCAATAAAATCATCACCGTATTTCGAGAGAGGAATACTGTCATTGAATGTCCCGCCGTTTCCGCCCGGCCTGTGATGGAGATACCCCTGCTCGATCCGGACATCCGGAAAGGGGCTTACAACTACCGTTACCGCCTCGCCAAGAGGCACCCGCGGTGTCGGAGTCAGTAGATTGCTCTCGACCCGCAGGGCTCTGATATCCGTTTCGACCTGTATCGCAGTAACGGGAGTCAAAGGATCGTTACTCTCTATCATGAGGGGGCCGGAAATTTCGGTATCAATCCTCGGCTCAAGAAAGACCTCAATACCGGCGCGGCCTCCCGGATCGATATTGACGGGGATCTCGAGGCCCAGTCGTATCTCGGTTGACGGAAAACTGACGCCGGTGATTGAAAGCAGTTCATTCCCAGTATTCAATACTGTCATATCAAACAAGGTCGTATCACCGACTGTGATCGTAGGAAAAGAAATAAGATGCTCCGGCACGGTAAGTTCCGGGCGGGACGGTTCAATCGGCCCCACGTTTTTCATGTACGAAGGGATTTGCTGTATCAAAGAGACACGTTTCGGATCAGAGATCGTCTTAAGCCGGAGAATAATATCCCTGTCGTCAAAAGGCAGGGAGGATACATCCCAATCGAACTGATGTTCAATTCCCTCAGGCGACGCTGTCAACGGCCCGATCTTCCCTGAAGACCCGACGACATCCACGGAATACCATTCAGGCATACCTTCGAACTGATACTCCGGCACTATCCAAACCTGATCAGATTCGACATCAATCGCCTTCAATGTCACAAGATATCTGTTCCTGGCGATTTCCCGGACATCGACAGAGCGCAGGAAAGCACTGTTATTCGGGAGGTGATTGGTCGGGGACAAAGGAGAACCCTTGAAAGCAGGCGCCTGCTTCCCGAGAAAAAGTTCTCCGCTGGGAGAATTTCCAAATATTACATCAATATCTCCATCCAGATCTACATCTCCCGGAAATACACAGGTGGTCATATCCGCTCGTTCCCATGTCCAGTCAGGTACTGACGAGAAAGTGCCTCCATTGTTCAAATATATGGTATTGTTTTCACCGTCTGGATAATAACCGCTGTTGCCGCAGATCAGATCAAGATCGCCGTCACGGTCGAGATCTTCCAGCGCGATAGCGAACGTCTTGTCCGCGATTCCTGATACCCATTCAGGGGTAGACGCTAAAACCCCTCCTTCATTCAAATAAAGGGTGTTCGCCTGTCCCGACCTTTCAAACCCGCAATTACCGCAGACCAGATCGAGGTCGCCGTCGGAGTCTATGTCTCCCAGGGCTATGCTGACAGTGGTATATGCCGCGCTGGAGTACCATACTGGATCATCAGTGAAGATGCCTCCATCATTCAAATACATCGTGTTCTTCTCACCCAGAAAATCCGTACCGAAATTTCCACATACAAGATCGGGGTATCCGTCTTTGTTGATGTCTCCGAGTGCGATACTGCCCGTGGAACTTCTGCCTGCCGAAAACCATGCCGGTGTAAAGGAAGGAATGACGCCCCCGTCGTTCAAAAAGAGTGCGTTGCCTGTGTCAGTATCTTCAGCGTCAGTTCCCGATATCAGATCAAGATCCCCATCAAGATCGACATCTTCCAGCGCGATACTGATCGTTTCCAGACTTAATCCATCGTTCCAGTCCGGACTCTTCGAAAATGTACCACCTTGATTAAGATAAAGTGTGTTATTCTGTCTGACATTGCCGCAGACCAGATCCAGATCACCGTCACCGTCTACATCCCCCAGATCTATATTTGCCGTGCTGTTATCCTGGCTCGAATACCAGCCTGCCAAAGTATCAAATACGCATTCGTTATTTAAAAATAACAGGTTTACATAAAGCCCCCCCGCGACAAGATCGGGATACCCGTTACCATCGATATCTCCCATATCGATATCATAGATACCGGGAAAGTAGGGCCATATAAAATCAGGCGCCGCGGCGAAAGGATGACTGTTATTGGAATAAATCGCGTTGTTGCCGGCATTACCGCAGATCATGTCCAGGCTTCCATCGGAATCGATGTCCCCAAGAGCTATCGCTATAGTCCAGATATTGGATTCAGCCGTCCAATCCGGCACCAGTGGAAAAGTGCCTTCAGTATTGAGATAAACAACGTTACCTTCAGATCCTTCCTGGATGTTCGCGCATACGAGATCGAGATCGCCGTCCCCATCTATATCACCCAGCGCGATATCGAAGGAGACCTTATCTGTCTCGCATGACCAGGAAGGTGTTGTTGAAAAGAGACCTCCTTCGTTCAGGTAAAGCGATATATTTTTACCGGAAAATTCATGTATTATGTTCGCGCAGACAAGATCGAGATAACCATCTCCATTGATGTCACCGAGCTCCACGGAAGTCGTGTTGAATGTCGAATCGGATAACCAGGCGGGACTGGTCGAAAACATGCCCCCTTCATTTAGATAAAGCGTATTGGGAGTTTTATCGTTCCCACATACGAGATCAAGGTAACCATCACCATTTACGTCACCGATAGCGATATCATTGGTAACGAACATCGAATCAGATTGCCAGACCGGAGCAGGTGCAACAATACCATCTTCATTCATATAGAGCGTGTTCCGCTGGGGATTTTTGTAACCTCCATTTCCGCATACCAGATCGAGATACCCATCATTGTCGATATCCCCAAGGGTCACACAGGATGTCAAATTCAATGAATCCGAATACCATGAGGGGGTTGTGGTAAACATGCCGCTTGAATTCAAATAGATAGTGTTTCTTTGACCATAATTCCCGCATACGAGATCAAGAGCACCATCGCCGTCTATATCTCCCAATGCCACTGCTAATGTCATATTCGCGGGGGCTGAAGACCAGGCAAATGATGACGAGAGAATGCCACCGTCATTTAAATACAGCGTATTGAATTGACCCGAAGATTCCCCTGAATTCCCGCATACCAGATCAAGATAACCGTCACCGTTTACGTCTCCCGTGGCAACAGACCAGGTCCAGTCGGATTGCGCGGAAAACCATGCGGGCTCCCCCGAAAATAGCGGTGTTTGCGCATTACCTGATCGTGCGGGGATTATCGCCGCAATAAAACAGGCACAAAACATTGTACAAGCATATCGCTTCCATCTACTGTAATTGTAATGCGCCATTGGAAGAAACTCATCCGGACGACGCGTGCGAATAAACATCGATGCCCCCTGACTGTTTATCTATATAAATAATGCCGTACCTGTTCTTCCGCGTGTCACTCTATCTGTCGTTATTTCTTTCCTGGTGATTCCAATTGATGATCTCTGCAGCCCCGCCAGGGAGATTACCATATAATTACTGGAAAATCGATCAAAATCCGAACCTTTGAACAGATTTGACACCTCTATATCTGCAGGTTCTGTTTGACAGGTCCTCAACCGGTTGTTACTCTCGGCAAGGCAAAGCGGTGGATTACTCTTGGAATGACATTTATCCTGATGTCAGCGGACACAGGCGAAGAAGATTTGACAACCGATCATATAAAAGCATCTTCAGCCGCTTTTCATGCATACGGTGGTCTGCGACTCAAACTTAAGTTTTTATTTTTTTATGGAAGAAGGGATCGATTTGAAAAGATTAATTCTATTCTCGACGATCATTGTTTTCTTATTTATTTCCCATTTGACAGTAAAAGCTGATCCTGTCATCGCTGAAGGCAGGACAGCTGTCGCCGATACCGCGAAAACGAAGAAGGAAAGAGTCAGAAAGACCGCTTCAAAAAAGAAAAGGGACGCTTCAAACAAAACGACATACGCAAGCGATTCAGATGAAAAAACAAGTTTTTTCGGTTCATGCCTCGGTTCGATCCTCGAATCGGTATGCAGCAGCATCTTTTCGGATGATAAAGGGAAGGGGTCTGGCCTCGTCGGAGATGGTGATCATTTGCTCGATGATTCGGCCGGTAAGGTCCAATACCGGGGTAATATCGAGCCTGGAGACCCATCGATCAACAGCGTAAAGCTATGGGATAAACCTGGAGGATACAAGGCTGACGGATTTATACAGGGTGATCTTGAAAAAGGCGTTGAGGTAGATGTCATTGAGTCTGATTACTTTGAAAACACGCTATGGGTCCTCGTCACGACCAGAACACTCATCCCGGCTGAAGGTTGGGTGATGGAGAGTGACGTGGCCCGGCCACCCGGACAGGAGATAAATTTCCAGAACCAGGCAAACAACAACGACGGGATTGAATCGATAGTGACCCCGAACGCTCTCCTTGCCTCGGCGATGTCGTCGGATTATGTGATGGGTCTGTCCAAGTTCGGTATGGCTGAGTTGTCATATCCCCTGTTCGCCAACGAATCGATCAGCGAGGAATATATAAAAAATACTTACAGGATCGGAGGGGAATTCGGCCTGTTCATTTCGGAGACGATGCACATCGACTTCACCTTTGGTTACCTGAGCGCGAAAGGAAAGCCGTTATATATATACGGGGATTCGGAATTTGAGGACTCTCCACAGGACAGCGAGCTCCAGATACTGAGTTATGGCCTTAATTTCGGCCAATTATTGTTCTTTAACAATAATATGGTCTTTATCGGTTATGGTATCGGACCGGCCCTGTTCGATGTAAGGGAGAGTGCCAGGATCAAGGAATATGAAAATGACATCCTTACCGGGGGGAGGACGGACGAACTCGCAAAATATAAACTTGGAGGAGAAATAAAGGCTACAGCGGGATTTGTCATCGCGAGAAGTTTCCCTGTCGGTCTGACAGCGCGGTATTCATTGATTCCATGGAAAAGCGATATGGAAAAATCCCTGACGCTCGATTATCTCGATTCCAGCAGCATTTCAACATTCAGCTTCGGAATAAGTGTGGGATTATATTTATTTTGAGGATGCGCGGCAAGAACGGTTATCGCGCTGTCAAGTATCGATTCAGAATCAGTCAGGAAACCAATCTTGCCCGGGAGTCGAGTCCTGTTCATTTTACTTTTAGTTGACCGCCATGACATCGAATATAAAAACATTTATTATAAGCAGTTTGATTCTTGCCACTTCTTTCGTGGATCTATCCGCCGAAATCATCGATTCAAAAAAGAAGTCTTCTCCTCCCTGCCGACTGATCGATTTTTATCAAAAATATATATCGGACCTGCGTTACGGGAACTGCCGTTTTAACCCGAGCTGTTCTCAATACGCGAAAGAAGCGATCGGCGCCCGTGGGTTTATCAAAGGATCGGTTATTGCCGCCGACAGGCTCGTGCGATGCCATAGCGGTGCTTATCGATATTACGCGAGGGACGCAGAAGGGCATCTGGCAGATCCGGTGGCGGGGCGTCCCGGCGCGACCGACCAGCCGATAATCCCATCATGGCTCCTTCCCGACCGTGATCGATTAATAATAACGATGAGTTATATTTTTTCGGACCGCCAGATCGAGTACGCAGCTTTCGCCGATGAACTTGCCGAAGAGGGAGATTGCTGGAGAGCGGCGACCGAGTATAGGCGCGTCGCTTTCCTTTGCGACAGCGGCGAACTGGATTACTGGTCGCGCATGATGACCGGTACCTGTCATTTTCGCTGGGATGACTGGGAAGAAGCCAGGCTTGAATATCTCGACGCGGCGGCGGTGTCACAATATATATCCCGTAAAAACGCGGCATATTTCATGGCAGCCGCGTCAGATTTTAACCTTGGACTCTACGGCAGATGCGCGGACACTTTAAGAAAGTGTGATTTCGATGTAATAACGGACACCGATAATATAATCGATATCGATCAAGCTCAATTCCTGCGTGGATTATGCGCAATGGCCCTCGGGAAATGGAATGAGGGTTCTCAGCGATTCGAAGCGATAGCGAGGGTCTACCCCGACTCCCCATACCGTGACAAGGCTCTCTTCCTCTCGAAATATGTGGGACTGGGCGTTGATATAAGGCGTAAAAACGCGAAAATGGCCGTGGTGTTTTCCACACTCCTGCCCGGATCGGGACAGATGTATGCCGGAAGGGCTTATGACGGATTCCGGCACTTTCTTTTCGACGGTCTCCTGGTCTACAGCGTATACAGTTTGATAAAAGAAGAAAATTACGCGCCTGGTTAT harbors:
- a CDS encoding membrane protein insertion efficiency factor YidD, with translation MTSNIKTFIISSLILATSFVDLSAEIIDSKKKSSPPCRLIDFYQKYISDLRYGNCRFNPSCSQYAKEAIGARGFIKGSVIAADRLVRCHSGAYRYYARDAEGHLADPVAGRPGATDQPIIPSWLLPDRDRLIITMSYIFSDRQIEYAAFADELAEEGDCWRAATEYRRVAFLCDSGELDYWSRMMTGTCHFRWDDWEEARLEYLDAAAVSQYISRKNAAYFMAAASDFNLGLYGRCADTLRKCDFDVITDTDNIIDIDQAQFLRGLCAMALGKWNEGSQRFEAIARVYPDSPYRDKALFLSKYVGLGVDIRRKNAKMAVVFSTLLPGSGQMYAGRAYDGFRHFLFDGLLVYSVYSLIKEENYAPGYLLGGFTLPFYFGNIIGAKNSAEKYNVTRRHKFISTLMQETSAQ
- a CDS encoding VCBS repeat-containing protein, with product MFIRTRRPDEFLPMAHYNYSRWKRYACTMFCACFIAAIIPARSGNAQTPLFSGEPAWFSAQSDWTWSVATGDVNGDGYLDLVCGNSGESSGQFNTLYLNDGGILSSSFAWSSAPANMTLAVALGDIDGDGALDLVCGNYGQRNTIYLNSSGMFTTTPSWYSDSLNLTSCVTLGDIDNDGYLDLVCGNGGYKNPQRNTLYMNEDGIVAPAPVWQSDSMFVTNDIAIGDVNGDGYLDLVCGNDKTPNTLYLNEGGMFSTSPAWLSDSTFNTTSVELGDINGDGYLDLVCANIIHEFSGKNISLYLNEGGLFSTTPSWSCETDKVSFDIALGDIDGDGDLDLVCANIQEGSEGNVVYLNTEGTFPLVPDWTAESNIWTIAIALGDIDSDGSLDMICGNAGNNAIYSNNSHPFAAAPDFIWPYFPGIYDIDMGDIDGNGYPDLVAGGLYVNLLFLNNECVFDTLAGWYSSQDNSTANIDLGDVDGDGDLDLVCGNVRQNNTLYLNQGGTFSKSPDWNDGLSLETISIALEDVDLDGDLDLISGTDAEDTDTGNALFLNDGGVIPSFTPAWFSAGRSSTGSIALGDINKDGYPDLVCGNFGTDFLGEKNTMYLNDGGIFTDDPVWYSSAAYTTVSIALGDIDSDGDLDLVCGNCGFERSGQANTLYLNEGGVLASTPEWVSGIADKTFAIALEDLDRDGDLDLICGNSGYYPDGENNTIYLNNGGTFSSVPDWTWERADMTTCVFPGDVDLDGDIDVIFGNSPSGELFLGKQAPAFKGSPLSPTNHLPNNSAFLRSVDVREIARNRYLVTLKAIDVESDQVWIVPEYQFEGMPEWYSVDVVGSSGKIGPLTASPEGIEHQFDWDVSSLPFDDRDIILRLKTISDPKRVSLIQQIPSYMKNVGPIEPSRPELTVPEHLISFPTITVGDTTLFDMTVLNTGNELLSITGVSFPSTEIRLGLEIPVNIDPGGRAGIEVFLEPRIDTEISGPLMIESNDPLTPVTAIQVETDIRALRVESNLLTPTPRVPLGEAVTVVVSPFPDVRIEQGYLHHRPGGNGGTFNDSIPLSKYGDDFIAVVPGTAVTEGGLEYYIKIENSGVYATDPPGAPDSFFTQAVDPPGAIFSYPKPNSGAGFLEGRPVRIEVSLPDGAVFSGGLLHYRIGGRTLFDTLSLEYEDPLPVATIADTLASPRGLEYWVEVNTLTRALTDPPLTPDRNPYAIQIMVQDLREEESCHGSQYRMISIPLLFDEDFYGTIEALLADQAEFGPYDPINWRSFRYTPDQPGYMELSQEGVAGHFRPEPGRAFWLVSRKTSRITTSPITGYSTPTGNPYSVALAPGWNMIGNPFNFPVAWDSILVDTLTMAESDTIVEPPIGWEVGEGYSYDVETLAPFEGYWVRNLSDIPVILNVPPLDADAMNIIEKTLTETAEEIDGWMINIVASCSDARDRNNFIGVYSGAENHWDRQDRSEPPLSPGNAISLYFPHPTWERHSGNYSSDIRGGYAELEVTPPGLSRSAIGLWGQMWKFDIAKNFTVESAMDEVLLEFEIFENVPVEAVLYLIDRDLGKYVDLRTENRYDFYLGKKDFVSDEEDARFVLLVGSEEFIDMLEDKVPELPVKTVLHQNYPNPLNPSTVIRYEIAEAGKVVISIYDVRGSLIKTLYQGDRNAGIYEIGWDGKNSRDVEVTSGIYFYRLKTGHETRTRKMILLR